The Tessaracoccus timonensis sequence CGCTGCCCTGCCGAGAGCCTCGAGCCCCGCTTGCCAGTGTCGGTGTCGTAGCCGTCGGGCATCGCGCGGATGAACTCGTCGGCACCGACGACAGCAGCCGCCCGTTCGATCTCCTCGCGGCTCGCACCGGGCCGTCCGAACTCGATGTTGTCCGCGATGCTTCCGCCAAAGATGAAGTTCTCCTGCGTGAGCAGCGTGACGTGTTCACGGAGCGTGGCGTCGTCGAGATCACGCAGGTCCACGCCGTCGAGCGTGACGGCGCCTTGCTGCGGGTCGTAGAACCGCGCCAGCAACTTCGCGATCGTCGTCTTGCCCGCACCCGTGGTGCCCACCAGCGCCACGGATTGCCCGGCAGGGATGTCCAGGGTGAGATTGGGGAGCACCACCTTCTCATCGATGTATCCGAATCGGACGTTTCGAAACTCGACGGCGCCACTCGCGCTCGGCATGGGGACGGGCTGCTCGGGGTCTGCTACTTCGGGTTCCTCGGCCATGACGCTGGCGATCTTCTCGAGCGCCGTCAGGGCCGACTGCAGCGAGGACACGAACTGGCCGATGTCTTGCATCGGGTCGTAGAACATGCGCAGGTACAGCACGAAGGCCGCCATCACGCCGACGGTGAGCTCGCCTTGGATCACCATCCAACCACCGACGAGCACCACAACCACCGTGCCGAGGTGCCCGACGAACTGGAACCCCGGCATGGCGATCGCGAACACGCGCATGGCCTTGATGTTGGTGTCGCGGTACTCCCCCGCCACTTGCTGGAACTGCGCGCGCGACCGGGGCTCGCGCCGGAATGCCTGCACGGCCTTGATGCCGGTCATGGTTTCAACGAACTGCACGATCGTGGTGGCCGACTTGGTGCGCACGGCGCGGAAGCGCGTCGTCGAGGCCCGGGCAAACCACGTCAACAGCGCGAACAGCAGCGGGTAGGTGCAGAACGCGGCCAGCGCCAGCCGCCAGTCGAGCCACAGCAGCAACACCGTCGAGCCGATGATGGTGAGCGAGGACGCGACGATCACGTCTAACCCGTGCATGACAAGTTCCTGCACGGCCTCCACATCAGAGGTCATGCGCGAGATCGCACGCCCGGAGGTGTACTTGTCGTGAAACCCGATGGAGAGGCGCTGGAATTGCTTGAATAGGCGACGCCGCAAGGTGAGTAGCAGCCCGTTGCCGGCCCGGCCTGAACCGCGGACGAACCATACCCGGCCGATCACCTGCACCACTACGGCAACCGCCATCGCGACGAGCAACGTATTCAGCAAGGAGCCGTCGCCGTCGGCGAGCTGCGGCATTCCCTCATCCAGCACCTGCTGCACGAAATATGGGATGGCGAGGCTTGCGAGCGACTCGGCGATCACCGCGATGGCCAGCCCCACGCCCACCCACTTGTACGGGGCGATGAGTTCGACGAGCAACTTCCGGCTCGCCGGGCGCAGGGCCATCGTCGCGTCTTGTTCCTGCTCGATCTCTTCCTTCTTGCCGCGCCACGCTTCTGTATCGACGGCGGCGGCCTGGTGCTGGTCGCTCATGCTCGCACCCCCAGCCCCGGCTCGATCTGGTAGTCAGCAGACAGCAGCTCTCGGTATTCGGGCACATTCGCCAGCAGTTCGGAGTGCTGCCCGACGTGCGCGATCCGCCCGTCGACGAGCATCGCGACGCGGTCGGCGAGCAGCACCGTCGATGCCCGGTGCGCCACGACGATGCCCGTCACGCCGACGAGGGTGCGTTTCAAGGCTTCCTCGACTTCGGCTTCCGTATGGATGTCGAGCGCGGAGAGGGTGTCGTCGAGGACGAGCACCTTCGGCTTCACCAAGATGGCGCGGGCGAGCGCGAGGCGCTGGCGCTGGCCGCCGGACAGGCTGAGCCCTTGCTCGCCAAGGCGCGTATCGAGGCCCCAGGGCAGGTCGTAGACGAACTCGGCCTTGGCGACGCGCACTGCCTCCTCGATTTCCTCGTCGGTGGCTTCCGGCCGGCCGAGTGTGAGATTTTCTCGGGCGGACATCGAGAACAGGATCGGGTCTTCAAACGCTGTCCCGATGAGCGAGCGCAGCTGGGTGAGCTCCAGGTCGCGCACATCGACGCCGTCGAGTTCGATGCTGCCGCCCGTCACGTCGAGGAGTCTGGGGATGAGTGCGACGATGGTGGATTTCCCAGAGCCGGTGCCCCCGACGAGCGCGATGGTCTCCCCCGGTTCGATCACGAGGTTGAGGTCATGCAGCGTCGAGAAGGAGGCGTCGTCGAACTGGAAATCGACGTCGCGGAACTCGAGCTTGCCGCGGGGTTCGGCAATGGTACGGGTGCCGGAATGAATGGTGATGGGCTCGTCGAACACTTCCACGACGCGGTCCGCTGCGGCCGCGGCTTCGCCAGCGAAGCTCAGGAGGAAACCCAGCCCTCCGATGGGCCACGCAATCGACAGCAGCAGCGTGACGAACGCCACCACCTGGCCGAGCGTGAGCAGCCCAGCGGCTGCGGCGTAGGCGGCGCCACCGGAGATGAGCACCAGCAGCACGTTGGGGAACACTTCGAGCAGCGTCCACAGCACCGACGCCACGTTTTGCCGGCGCACGCCGAGCTCTCGCAGCTTGACCGCGCCGTCGTCGAACTTGTCAAACGCGTACTTCACGCGCCCGAACGAGCGGATCACCCGCACTCCGTGCAGGGATTCCTCGGCGAGGCTCGCAACATCGCCAGTGGCGTCTTGTACCTGCCGGGAGATGCGCGCGGAACGCGTCACCAGTCTCCACGTGATGAGCACGACGGGAACAATCAACGCCAGCACGATCAGGCCGAGCTGCCAGTACATCGTCACCATGATGGCGAGCACGACGACGATGCGCAGCGAGTCGAGGATGAGCATGAGCAGGCCGAACGACATGAACCGGCGCAACAGGCCGAGATCGCTCATGATGCGGCTGAGCAGCTGACCGGATTCCCACCGCTTGTGGAAGCCCATTTGGAGCGCCTGCAGCTTGTCGAATAGGTCGAAGCGCATCGATGCTTCGATGTGGCTGGTCACATCCGACATGATCCAGCGCCGCAGCCAGTTGACGCCTGCGTCAAAGGTGCCTGCCAGGAGAATGAACAGCGCACTCAAGACGATGCCGTTGATGTCGCGGTTGGCGATGGGGCCGTCGACGGCGCGCCCTAGCAGCAGCGGAATAGCCACCGAGACGAGCACGCCGATGGGGGTCAGCACCAGGATGAGCGCGAAGCTCTTCCAGGCCGGGCGGGCGTAACGCCACAGCATCACGAGCGACGAGCGCTTCTTGCGTTGCGGTGTCTCCCGGCTGGTCATATGTCCGAACTCTACTGAGTTTCGAGACCGAGACTCAAAGGCATTCTTCTAGTGGACAGCTCACATGCCCAGCATGCGGCCCCAGGTCATCGTCGCGACGACACCGGTAGTCGGAAGTTTGTGGCGGCGCTGGAAGTCCAGCACGGCTTGCTTCGTCTTCTCGCCGAACACGCCGTCGATAGCGATGTCGCGGTACCCGGAGTACTGCAGTTCTTTCTGGAGCGCGACGACGAGCGGGCCGCGGTCGCCCGGCCTCACCGTCGGGGCGAGGTGCTTCCACGTGGCGGCGTCCACGTCGCCACTGATGTCCTTAAGCTTCATCACGTCGGCTTGGTAGTAGGCGACGGCGTCTTGCGTCGTCCAACCGTAGCTACCGTTTTCGACGATCTTGCGGCCCATGCGGGCGTTTAGCAGGCGCTGCAGGGTGGTGACGTTCGTATTGACGTTGCCGTAGGTCTGCGGCAGGAAGTCGCGCGTCGCAACCGGCAGCTGGGGGGAGGGCTTGGATGCGCCGCCCACGTCGTACTGGTACAGGTTGTGCGACTTCATGATGCTGATGACGAGCTCGGAATAGCGGGGATCCGTCGCGTACCCACCCTTGCGCACCTCGCGCACGAACTGGTCGGGGTTATTCGGGTAGTCGAAGGCCTTGCGGTAGCGGCTGAGCGAACGCAGGAATTGGCCGAAGTCCTTGATCGAATCGCCCGTGTTCGCGTACGTGCGGAAGCTAGAGACCATGAGGTAGCGGGTGCCGTCCTTGCGGTACTCGTAACTGGAGAAATCCTTGCAGCCCTTCTGGAACTGCGACTTCTTCTTGCTGCACTTGATGTTGAACAGGGTGTTCACGGGCTCTTTCGCCATCGACGACCTGCCCCACCCGGTTTCGAGCGCGGCCATACCAATGGCGACGGAAGCCGGCACCCCGGTTGCCCGCTGGTTCTCCTGCGCGG is a genomic window containing:
- a CDS encoding ABC transporter ATP-binding protein translates to MSDQHQAAAVDTEAWRGKKEEIEQEQDATMALRPASRKLLVELIAPYKWVGVGLAIAVIAESLASLAIPYFVQQVLDEGMPQLADGDGSLLNTLLVAMAVAVVVQVIGRVWFVRGSGRAGNGLLLTLRRRLFKQFQRLSIGFHDKYTSGRAISRMTSDVEAVQELVMHGLDVIVASSLTIIGSTVLLLWLDWRLALAAFCTYPLLFALLTWFARASTTRFRAVRTKSATTIVQFVETMTGIKAVQAFRREPRSRAQFQQVAGEYRDTNIKAMRVFAIAMPGFQFVGHLGTVVVVLVGGWMVIQGELTVGVMAAFVLYLRMFYDPMQDIGQFVSSLQSALTALEKIASVMAEEPEVADPEQPVPMPSASGAVEFRNVRFGYIDEKVVLPNLTLDIPAGQSVALVGTTGAGKTTIAKLLARFYDPQQGAVTLDGVDLRDLDDATLREHVTLLTQENFIFGGSIADNIEFGRPGASREEIERAAAVVGADEFIRAMPDGYDTDTGKRGSRLSAGQRQLVAFARVVLADPAVLILDEATSSLDIPSERLVQRALATILADRTAIIIAHRLSTVEIADRVLVLQHGEVIEDGAPNDLVAGGEGAYAELHRAWMASLA
- a CDS encoding ABC transporter ATP-binding protein is translated as MTSRETPQRKKRSSLVMLWRYARPAWKSFALILVLTPIGVLVSVAIPLLLGRAVDGPIANRDINGIVLSALFILLAGTFDAGVNWLRRWIMSDVTSHIEASMRFDLFDKLQALQMGFHKRWESGQLLSRIMSDLGLLRRFMSFGLLMLILDSLRIVVVLAIMVTMYWQLGLIVLALIVPVVLITWRLVTRSARISRQVQDATGDVASLAEESLHGVRVIRSFGRVKYAFDKFDDGAVKLRELGVRRQNVASVLWTLLEVFPNVLLVLISGGAAYAAAAGLLTLGQVVAFVTLLLSIAWPIGGLGFLLSFAGEAAAAADRVVEVFDEPITIHSGTRTIAEPRGKLEFRDVDFQFDDASFSTLHDLNLVIEPGETIALVGGTGSGKSTIVALIPRLLDVTGGSIELDGVDVRDLELTQLRSLIGTAFEDPILFSMSARENLTLGRPEATDEEIEEAVRVAKAEFVYDLPWGLDTRLGEQGLSLSGGQRQRLALARAILVKPKVLVLDDTLSALDIHTEAEVEEALKRTLVGVTGIVVAHRASTVLLADRVAMLVDGRIAHVGQHSELLANVPEYRELLSADYQIEPGLGVRA
- a CDS encoding glucosaminidase domain-containing protein — its product is MRALRTLLALAVTAGLALTAVVAPPAHASRQSNFITSLVKAAQENQRATGVPASVAIGMAALETGWGRSSMAKEPVNTLFNIKCSKKKSQFQKGCKDFSSYEYRKDGTRYLMVSSFRTYANTGDSIKDFGQFLRSLSRYRKAFDYPNNPDQFVREVRKGGYATDPRYSELVISIMKSHNLYQYDVGGASKPSPQLPVATRDFLPQTYGNVNTNVTTLQRLLNARMGRKIVENGSYGWTTQDAVAYYQADVMKLKDISGDVDAATWKHLAPTVRPGDRGPLVVALQKELQYSGYRDIAIDGVFGEKTKQAVLDFQRRHKLPTTGVVATMTWGRMLGM